TGGCGGCCCTCCTCTATAGGCAAACGTTTAGCTAGGGCTTCACTGCTCCAGCAGGATCCGCAGCATGCGCCGCAGCGGCTCCGCGGCGCCCCACAGGAGTTGGTCGCCGACGGTGAAGGCGCCCAGGTACTGGGAACCCATGTTGAGCTTGCGCAGGCGGCCGACCGGGACACTCAGAGTGCCGGTCACGGCAGCCGGAGTGAGTTCGCGCATGCTGACGTCACGGTTGTTCGGCACCAGCTTGACCCAGGGGTTGTGCTGGCTGATCAGCCCGTGGATGTCGGACAGCGGCACATCCTTGTTCAGCTTGATGGTCAGCGCCTGGCTGTGGCAACGCATGGCGCCGATGCGCACGCAGATACCGTCTACCGGGATGGGATTCTTGAAGCGGCCGAGAATCTTGTTGGTTTCGGCCTGGGCCTTCCACTCTTCGCGGCTCTGACCATTGGGCAGTTCCTTGTCGATCCAGGGGATCAGGCTGCCGGCCAGGGGTACGCCGAACTGCTCGGTGGGGAAGGCCTCGCTGCGCAGGGTCTCGGCCACCTGGCGATCGATGTCGAGGATGGCGCTGGCCGGATCGGCCAGGCTGTCGGCCACGGCGGCGTGGGTCGCGCCCATCTGGCGGATAAGTTCACGCATGTTCTGCGCACCGGCGCCGGAGGCAGCCTGGTAGGTCATGGCGCTCATCCAGTCCACCAGACCGGCTTCGAACAACCCGCCCAGGGCCATCAGCATCAGGCTGACGGTGCAGTTGCCGCCGATGAAGTCCTTGCGACCATCGACCAGGGCCTGGTCGATGACGCGACGGTTGACCGGGTCCAGCACGATGACGGCATCATCCTGCATGCGCAGGCTGGAGGCCGCGTCGATCCAATAGCCTTTCCAACCGGCCTGGCGCAGTTTGGGGAACACCTCGCTGGTGTAGTCGCCACCTTGGCAGGTGAGGATGACGTCGAGGGTCTTGAGCTCGTCGATGCTGTAGGCATCCTTGAGCGGCGCCACGCTCTTGCCAATGGCGGGGCCTTCACCGCCGACGTTGGAGGTGGTGAAGAACACGGGTTCGATCAAGTCGAAATCCCGCTCTTCGAGCATGCGCTGCATGAGCACGGAGCCCACCATGCCACGCCAACCGATCAGACCTACACGCTTCATCGCTACTGCACCTTTGTTGTCTTGAGGACGGCCGCCTCCCCCGGCGGCCGATCAGATTAACGCCTTCCGAGGGCGGCTACCACTGCCTCGCCCATCTCACGGGTACCGACCCGCTGCTTGCCTTCCGACCAGATGTCACCGGTCCGCAGCCCCTGGTCGAGCACCTTGCCCACGGCGGTCTCGATGGCTGCTGCAGCCTCGGCCGCGCCGAAGGTGTACCTGAGCATCATGGCTACCGACAGGATGGTCGCCAGCGGATTGGCCACGCCCTTGCCGGCAATGTCCGGCGCCGAGCCGTGGCAGGGTTCGTACATGCCCTTGTTGTGGGCATCCAGGGAGGCCGAGGGCAGCATGCCGATGGAGCCGGTGAGCATCGAGGCTTCGTCGGAGAGGATGTCGCCGAACATGTTGTCGGTGACGATCACATCGAATTGCTTGGGCGCCCGGACCAGCTGCATGG
The window above is part of the Pseudomonas oryzihabitans genome. Proteins encoded here:
- the asd gene encoding aspartate-semialdehyde dehydrogenase — translated: MKRVGLIGWRGMVGSVLMQRMLEERDFDLIEPVFFTTSNVGGEGPAIGKSVAPLKDAYSIDELKTLDVILTCQGGDYTSEVFPKLRQAGWKGYWIDAASSLRMQDDAVIVLDPVNRRVIDQALVDGRKDFIGGNCTVSLMLMALGGLFEAGLVDWMSAMTYQAASGAGAQNMRELIRQMGATHAAVADSLADPASAILDIDRQVAETLRSEAFPTEQFGVPLAGSLIPWIDKELPNGQSREEWKAQAETNKILGRFKNPIPVDGICVRIGAMRCHSQALTIKLNKDVPLSDIHGLISQHNPWVKLVPNNRDVSMRELTPAAVTGTLSVPVGRLRKLNMGSQYLGAFTVGDQLLWGAAEPLRRMLRILLEQ